A genomic stretch from Xylanivirga thermophila includes:
- the alaS gene encoding alanine--tRNA ligase: MEQLGLNEVRERFLRFFEGKEHLVLPSFSLVPKSDKSLLLINAGMAPLKPYFTGQEVPPKKRVTTCQKCIRTPDIERVGITARHGTFFEMLGNFSFGDYFKEEAISWAWEFITEDLKLPVDKLWVTIYQDDDEAFDIWHDKIGVPAERIVRMGKEDNFWEIGVGPCGPCSEIYFDRGPDKGCGKEDCAIGCDCDRFVEFWNLVFTQFNKDEEGNYTRLSHPNIDTGMGLERIAAIMQGVDSLFEVDTIRKIMEGVSDIARVQYGQNKKTDISLRVITDHIRGTIFMISDGILPSNEGRGYVLRRLLRRAARHGKLLGIDRPFLSQIADIAIRESHKAYPELKEKRDYILKVIEMEEERFDQTIDQGLSILQTFIEDMDKNNIHQLDGERAFRLYDTYGFPLDLTKEILAEHNMDVDESSFKKEMEIQRERARSARHETNYMGTEDNLYDVIDTDISTAFKGYDVLETKSKVINIIKDNELCEKAEKDDNVILLLDKTPFYGESGGQVGDKGIIKGDNGKIVVEDTQKIYGNRIIHKGKVVEGTISTCEEVTAKVDKNLRMAATRNHTCTHLLHKALREVLGNHVEQSGSFVAPDKLRFDFSHFAPLSDEELAKVEKIVNEKILESMDVETIETSFDDAKHMGATALFGEKYGDIVRVVKIDDFSIELCGGTHLKNTAQAGVFKILGESGVAAGIRRIEAITGMNAYMHMVRLDDILKEMTVELKTSTQDLPKRIDMLIGQIKDKQREIDMLRSKLAINSLDDILKHKKEVNGISYIAVKLDEQDMDGLRKMADVLRDKLGSGIVVLASTQGSKVFFVAAATKDVVKQGIHAGNLIREVAKVAGGGGGGRPDMAQAGGKDPSKVDKALEYVEKILATQLA; encoded by the coding sequence ATGGAACAACTGGGATTAAACGAGGTAAGAGAGAGATTTTTAAGATTTTTTGAGGGTAAGGAACATTTGGTACTTCCTAGTTTTTCGCTTGTACCTAAAAGCGATAAAAGTTTATTATTGATAAACGCAGGTATGGCGCCTCTTAAACCATATTTTACGGGGCAGGAAGTACCTCCAAAGAAGCGAGTTACTACATGCCAAAAATGTATTCGAACTCCAGACATTGAAAGAGTAGGTATAACTGCTAGACATGGTACATTCTTTGAAATGCTAGGTAATTTCTCTTTTGGAGATTATTTTAAGGAAGAGGCTATTAGTTGGGCATGGGAGTTCATTACTGAAGATTTGAAACTACCTGTAGACAAATTATGGGTTACAATTTACCAAGACGATGACGAAGCATTTGATATTTGGCATGATAAAATAGGTGTTCCTGCTGAGCGTATTGTGCGTATGGGTAAGGAGGATAATTTTTGGGAAATAGGCGTAGGCCCTTGTGGTCCATGTTCTGAGATATACTTTGATAGGGGGCCAGATAAGGGATGCGGCAAGGAAGATTGTGCTATAGGATGCGATTGTGATAGATTTGTAGAATTTTGGAATCTGGTTTTTACACAATTTAACAAGGATGAAGAAGGCAATTATACTAGACTGTCACATCCCAATATAGATACGGGTATGGGATTGGAGAGGATCGCTGCAATTATGCAGGGGGTAGATTCTCTATTTGAAGTAGACACTATAAGGAAGATCATGGAGGGAGTTAGTGACATAGCAAGAGTACAATATGGGCAGAACAAAAAGACAGATATTTCCTTAAGAGTAATAACTGATCATATTCGTGGGACTATTTTTATGATATCAGATGGTATTCTTCCTTCTAATGAAGGAAGAGGCTATGTACTTAGAAGACTGCTTAGACGTGCGGCAAGGCATGGCAAATTGCTTGGTATAGATAGGCCCTTTTTGAGTCAGATAGCTGATATTGCAATAAGGGAGTCACATAAGGCGTATCCTGAGCTTAAGGAAAAAAGAGATTATATATTAAAGGTAATCGAGATGGAAGAGGAGCGCTTTGATCAAACCATAGATCAAGGTTTATCCATACTACAGACATTTATAGAAGATATGGATAAAAATAATATACATCAATTAGACGGAGAAAGGGCATTTAGATTATATGATACCTATGGTTTCCCATTGGATCTAACAAAGGAGATACTTGCAGAGCATAACATGGACGTTGATGAGTCAAGTTTTAAAAAAGAAATGGAAATTCAACGTGAACGGGCGAGGTCTGCTAGGCATGAGACTAATTATATGGGAACAGAAGATAATTTATATGATGTAATAGATACTGATATTTCTACTGCTTTTAAGGGTTATGATGTTCTTGAAACTAAAAGTAAAGTGATTAATATAATAAAGGATAATGAACTTTGCGAAAAGGCTGAAAAAGATGACAATGTGATTCTATTGTTAGATAAAACACCTTTTTATGGAGAAAGTGGAGGCCAGGTAGGAGATAAGGGCATAATAAAAGGTGATAATGGGAAAATAGTTGTTGAAGATACACAAAAGATATATGGGAATCGTATTATTCACAAAGGTAAAGTAGTAGAAGGTACCATATCTACTTGTGAAGAAGTAACGGCAAAAGTAGATAAGAATCTACGAATGGCAGCTACTAGAAATCATACATGTACCCATCTTTTGCATAAAGCTTTAAGAGAGGTGCTAGGGAATCATGTAGAGCAGTCAGGGTCCTTTGTTGCTCCAGATAAACTTAGATTTGATTTTTCTCATTTTGCACCCCTTAGCGACGAGGAATTGGCAAAGGTAGAGAAGATAGTAAATGAAAAAATACTGGAATCTATGGATGTAGAGACAATTGAAACATCTTTTGATGATGCAAAGCATATGGGGGCTACAGCATTATTTGGCGAAAAATATGGCGATATAGTAAGGGTAGTTAAAATAGATGATTTTAGCATAGAATTATGTGGTGGTACACACCTTAAAAATACTGCCCAGGCGGGAGTATTTAAGATATTAGGTGAGTCTGGTGTTGCTGCAGGTATTAGAAGGATAGAAGCAATAACAGGCATGAATGCCTATATGCATATGGTAAGGCTTGATGATATACTTAAAGAGATGACTGTAGAATTAAAGACTAGCACACAGGACTTACCTAAAAGAATCGATATGCTAATTGGGCAGATAAAGGATAAGCAAAGGGAGATAGATATGCTTAGGAGTAAGCTTGCCATCAATTCTTTGGATGATATACTGAAGCATAAGAAAGAGGTAAACGGTATAAGTTATATAGCAGTTAAACTTGATGAACAGGATATGGATGGGCTAAGAAAAATGGCGGATGTTTTGCGGGATAAATTAGGTTCAGGTATTGTGGTATTGGCTTCAACTCAAGGATCCAAGGTGTTTTTTGTTGCCGCAGCTACAAAGGATGTTGTCAAACAAGGTATTCATGCTGGTAATCTCATAAGGGAAGTTGCAAAAGTGGCCGGAGGAGGCGGGGGTGGAAGACCCGATATGGCTCAGGCGGGAGGCAAAGATCCAAGTAAGGTTGATAAAGCATTGGAATATGTAGAAAAAATATTGGCAACCCAGTTAGCTTAA
- a CDS encoding AI-2E family transporter, with the protein MQRKIKWGNIVLFLLVIIILGSIIIWKWTKVISVLKIIFYSAALAYILVPLVEPLEKKMPSYLAALVLFITIALVFILFILLFMPILGREFNTFIKNLPKFTLQIQDFIENLQLKFEKIDLPDTLMLSIHQYIQKLQAKIIGGITSFVSNIIDRIMHIGELFMVPIISYYFLKDREHFKEISINILPYKWRPNIIQMVSEIHMVLRQFIRVQLFISLIIGIFSTIGFLIIRLPYALVLGLICGIFEIIPYFGPVLGAIPAAIMSLLSSPQKFVWTIIVVIIVQQLEGNVITPKMMGHHMEIHPVYIILGLWIGGLFFGIGGMFLAIPVMLTLRIILKNLYRSIVSIG; encoded by the coding sequence ATGCAAAGGAAAATTAAATGGGGAAATATTGTATTGTTCTTATTGGTAATAATAATTTTAGGCAGTATAATAATATGGAAATGGACGAAGGTTATAAGTGTACTTAAGATAATCTTTTATTCTGCTGCATTAGCGTATATTCTAGTACCGTTAGTTGAGCCATTAGAGAAAAAGATGCCTTCATATTTGGCAGCACTTGTATTATTTATTACCATAGCACTTGTATTTATATTGTTTATCTTATTGTTCATGCCCATTCTAGGGCGAGAGTTTAACACATTTATAAAGAATCTTCCTAAGTTTACATTGCAAATACAAGATTTTATAGAAAACTTGCAGCTTAAATTTGAAAAAATAGATTTACCAGATACTTTAATGCTTAGCATACATCAGTATATACAAAAGCTACAAGCAAAAATCATTGGAGGGATTACCTCATTTGTAAGTAACATAATAGACAGGATAATGCATATCGGTGAATTATTTATGGTACCTATTATAAGCTATTATTTTTTAAAGGATAGAGAGCATTTTAAGGAAATTAGCATAAATATTCTTCCATATAAATGGAGACCGAATATTATACAAATGGTATCAGAGATACATATGGTACTTAGACAGTTTATAAGGGTACAGCTCTTTATATCATTGATAATAGGTATATTTTCCACTATAGGGTTTTTGATAATAAGGCTTCCATATGCGCTGGTGCTAGGTCTTATTTGCGGAATATTTGAGATAATACCATATTTTGGACCGGTCTTAGGGGCTATTCCTGCGGCTATAATGTCATTGTTAAGCAGTCCCCAGAAATTTGTATGGACTATTATAGTAGTTATTATAGTGCAACAGCTAGAGGGTAATGTAATAACGCCTAAGATGATGGGGCATCATATGGAGATACATCCCGTATATATAATATTAGGTTTGTGGATAGGTGGTTTATTCTTTGGGATAGGGGGCATGTTCCTAGCTATACCTGTTATGCTTACACTTAGAATAATACTTAAAAATTTATATAGGAGTATTGTTTCTATAGGTTAA